One genomic segment of Sparus aurata chromosome 24, fSpaAur1.1, whole genome shotgun sequence includes these proteins:
- the LOC115577200 gene encoding activin receptor type-2A isoform X1, whose amino-acid sequence MGDATKLAFAVFLISCSSGAILGRSETQECAYYNSSWEKERTNRSGIEPCYGEKDKRRHCFATWKNVSGTVEVVKQGCWLDDVNCYDSNECVERKESPDVFFCCCEGNMCNERFLYVPEAPPQSDPHHSTAYTTSNPFPQKPQLFSTLLYSLVPIIGLAAVVLFSFWMWRHHKLAYPAALVPTHHAFHIMVEDPGPSPPSPLMGHKPLQLIEVKARGRFGCVWKAQLLNDYVAVKIFPIQDKLSWQNEYEIYSVSGMKHDNILHFIGVEKRNNNLDLELWLITAYHDKGSLTDYLKANVVSWNELCHIAQTTARGLAYLHEDIPGHKDGHKPSIAHRDIKSKNVLLKTNLTACIADFGLALQFEAGKSAGDTHGQVGTRRYMAPEVLEGAINFQRDSFLRIDMYAFGLVLWELAARCTAADGPVDEYMLPFEEEVGQHPSLEDMQDVVVHKKLRPCLRDCWQKHTGLAMLCETIEDCWDHEAEARLSAGCVEERIGQMQRQAPVIGPEEIVTVVTMVTNVDLPPKESSL is encoded by the exons GTGCCATCCTGGGACGCTCGGAGACGCAGGAGTGCGCCTACTACAACTCCAGCTGGGAGAAAGAGCGCACCAACCGCAGCGGCATCGAGCCCTGCTATGGCGAGAAAGACAAGCGGCGGCACTGCTTCGCCACGTGGAAGAACGTCTCCGGGACCGTAGAGGTCGTCAAGCAAGGCTGCTGGCTGGACGACGTCAACTGCTACGACAG TAATGAGTGtgtggagaggaaggagagtcCCGAcgtcttcttctgctgctgcgaaGGCAACATGTGCAACGAGAGGTTCCTGTACGTCCCTGAGGCGCCCCCGCAGAGCGACCCGCACCATTCAACCGCCTACA CCACGTCCAACCCATTCCCCCAGAAGCCCCAGCTCTTCAGCACCCTGCTGTACTCCCTGGTTCCCATCATAGGCCTGGCCGCCGTCGTCCTCTTCTCCTTCTGGATGTGGAGGCATCACAAACTGGCCTACCCGGCTGCCCTCGTCCCCACACAT CACGCCTTTCACATTATGGTGGAG GATCCCGGGCCCTCACCCCCGTCCCCCCTTATGGGACACAAACCGCTGCAGCTGATCGAGGTGAAAGCCAGGGGGCGCTTCGGATGCGTGTGGAAAGCTCAGCTGCTGAACGACTACGTGGCCGTTAAGATCTTCCCGATCCAG GACAAGCTGTCTTGGCAGAACGAATATGAGATCTACAGCGTGAGCGGCATGAAGCACGACAACATCCTCCACTTCATCGGCGTGGAGAAGAGGAACAACAACCTGGACCTGGAGCTGTGGCTCATCACCGCCTACCACGACAAG GGCTCGCTGACAGACTACCTGAAGGCCAACGTGGTGTCGTGGAACGAGCTGTGCCACATCGCTCAGACCACAGCCCGCGGCCTGGCCTACCTCCATGAAGACATCCCGGGACACAAGGACGGACACAAGCCCTCCATCGCTCACAG ggaCATTAAGAGCAAGAATGTGCTGTTGAAGACTAACCTGACGGCCTGCATCGCTGACTTTGGCCTCGCCCTGCAGTTTGAAGCAGGGAAATcagcaggagacacacatgGACAG GTGGGAACGCGGCGCTACATGGCTCCAGAAGTCCTGGAGGGCGCCATCAACTTCCAGCGCGACTCCTTCCTGCGTATCGACATGTACGCCTTCGGCCTCGTGCTCTGGGAGCTCGCGGCGAGGTGCACCGCCGCTGACG GCCCTGTGGATGAGTACATGCTCCCGTTCGAGGAGGAGGTGGGTCAGCATCCGTCTCTGGAAGACATGCAGGATGTCGTCGTTCATAAGAAACTGAGGCCCTGCCTGCGAGACTGCTGGCAGAAACACACG GGTCTGGCCATGCTGTGTGAAACCATCGAGGACTGCTGGGACCACGAGGCCGAGGCTCGCCTGTCCGCCGGCTGCGTCGAGGAGCGCATCGGCCAGATGCAGCGCCAAGCGCCCGTCATCGGCCCCGAGGAGATCGTCACGGTCGTCACCATGGTGACCAACGTGGACCTCCCGCCCAAGGAGTCCAGCTTATGA
- the LOC115577200 gene encoding activin receptor type-2A isoform X2: MGDATKLAFAVFLISCSSGAILGRSETQECAYYNSSWEKERTNRSGIEPCYGEKDKRRHCFATWKNVSGTVEVVKQGCWLDDVNCYDSNECVERKESPDVFFCCCEGNMCNERFLYVPEAPPQSDPHHSTAYTTSNPFPQKPQLFSTLLYSLVPIIGLAAVVLFSFWMWRHHKLAYPAALVPTHDPGPSPPSPLMGHKPLQLIEVKARGRFGCVWKAQLLNDYVAVKIFPIQDKLSWQNEYEIYSVSGMKHDNILHFIGVEKRNNNLDLELWLITAYHDKGSLTDYLKANVVSWNELCHIAQTTARGLAYLHEDIPGHKDGHKPSIAHRDIKSKNVLLKTNLTACIADFGLALQFEAGKSAGDTHGQVGTRRYMAPEVLEGAINFQRDSFLRIDMYAFGLVLWELAARCTAADGPVDEYMLPFEEEVGQHPSLEDMQDVVVHKKLRPCLRDCWQKHTGLAMLCETIEDCWDHEAEARLSAGCVEERIGQMQRQAPVIGPEEIVTVVTMVTNVDLPPKESSL; this comes from the exons GTGCCATCCTGGGACGCTCGGAGACGCAGGAGTGCGCCTACTACAACTCCAGCTGGGAGAAAGAGCGCACCAACCGCAGCGGCATCGAGCCCTGCTATGGCGAGAAAGACAAGCGGCGGCACTGCTTCGCCACGTGGAAGAACGTCTCCGGGACCGTAGAGGTCGTCAAGCAAGGCTGCTGGCTGGACGACGTCAACTGCTACGACAG TAATGAGTGtgtggagaggaaggagagtcCCGAcgtcttcttctgctgctgcgaaGGCAACATGTGCAACGAGAGGTTCCTGTACGTCCCTGAGGCGCCCCCGCAGAGCGACCCGCACCATTCAACCGCCTACA CCACGTCCAACCCATTCCCCCAGAAGCCCCAGCTCTTCAGCACCCTGCTGTACTCCCTGGTTCCCATCATAGGCCTGGCCGCCGTCGTCCTCTTCTCCTTCTGGATGTGGAGGCATCACAAACTGGCCTACCCGGCTGCCCTCGTCCCCACACAT GATCCCGGGCCCTCACCCCCGTCCCCCCTTATGGGACACAAACCGCTGCAGCTGATCGAGGTGAAAGCCAGGGGGCGCTTCGGATGCGTGTGGAAAGCTCAGCTGCTGAACGACTACGTGGCCGTTAAGATCTTCCCGATCCAG GACAAGCTGTCTTGGCAGAACGAATATGAGATCTACAGCGTGAGCGGCATGAAGCACGACAACATCCTCCACTTCATCGGCGTGGAGAAGAGGAACAACAACCTGGACCTGGAGCTGTGGCTCATCACCGCCTACCACGACAAG GGCTCGCTGACAGACTACCTGAAGGCCAACGTGGTGTCGTGGAACGAGCTGTGCCACATCGCTCAGACCACAGCCCGCGGCCTGGCCTACCTCCATGAAGACATCCCGGGACACAAGGACGGACACAAGCCCTCCATCGCTCACAG ggaCATTAAGAGCAAGAATGTGCTGTTGAAGACTAACCTGACGGCCTGCATCGCTGACTTTGGCCTCGCCCTGCAGTTTGAAGCAGGGAAATcagcaggagacacacatgGACAG GTGGGAACGCGGCGCTACATGGCTCCAGAAGTCCTGGAGGGCGCCATCAACTTCCAGCGCGACTCCTTCCTGCGTATCGACATGTACGCCTTCGGCCTCGTGCTCTGGGAGCTCGCGGCGAGGTGCACCGCCGCTGACG GCCCTGTGGATGAGTACATGCTCCCGTTCGAGGAGGAGGTGGGTCAGCATCCGTCTCTGGAAGACATGCAGGATGTCGTCGTTCATAAGAAACTGAGGCCCTGCCTGCGAGACTGCTGGCAGAAACACACG GGTCTGGCCATGCTGTGTGAAACCATCGAGGACTGCTGGGACCACGAGGCCGAGGCTCGCCTGTCCGCCGGCTGCGTCGAGGAGCGCATCGGCCAGATGCAGCGCCAAGCGCCCGTCATCGGCCCCGAGGAGATCGTCACGGTCGTCACCATGGTGACCAACGTGGACCTCCCGCCCAAGGAGTCCAGCTTATGA